The following coding sequences lie in one Heyndrickxia oleronia genomic window:
- the infB gene encoding translation initiation factor IF-2: protein MSKVRIYEYAKQKNVSSKEIISKLKEMNVEVSNHMSMIDGNAINKLDEWLSSNNKTQASNSNHNSNQKNQNKVEDQKKNRQKEMEVEESLVNETTQPKHKPKNNDVKSNKNDGNKGKQKNNQYKNNKNSKNKQRPQQQQSQPPKKKELPSKITFSGSLTVAELAKKLHREPSELIKKLFMLGVVATINNELDKDSIELIATDYGVEVEEEIQIDTTDLEVYFTEDNEVELEERPSVVTIMGHVDHGKTTTLDSIRNTKVTAGEAGGITQHIGAYQVEVNGKKITFLDTPGHAAFTTMRARGAQITDITILVVAADDGVMPQTVEAINHAKAANVPIIVAVNKMDKPSANPDRVMQELTEHGLVPEDWGGDTIFVPISAKTGEGIDNLLEMILLVSEVEEYKANANRKAVGTVIEAQLDKGRGSVATLLVQNGTLHVGDPIVVGHTFGRVRAMVNDLGRRVKEAGPSTPVEITGLNDVPQAGDRFVVFDDEKTARQVGEARAQQVLQAQRNETARVSLDTLFEQMKQGEMKDINIIIKADVQGSVEALAASLQKIDVEGVNVRIIHTAVGGINESDISLAAASNAIVIGFNVRPDVNAKRAAEAENVDIRLHRIIYKAIEEIESAMKGMLDPEFHEKIIGQVEVRQTFKVSKVGTIAGCYVTDGKITRDSGIRIIRNSVVIFEGEIDTLKRYKDDAKEVSQGYECGITIKNYNDIKEGDIIEAFIMEEVERA, encoded by the coding sequence ATGAGTAAAGTTCGGATATATGAATATGCAAAACAAAAAAATGTATCTAGTAAAGAAATCATTTCAAAGCTTAAAGAAATGAATGTTGAAGTATCTAATCATATGTCAATGATTGATGGGAATGCTATTAATAAATTAGATGAATGGTTAAGCTCAAATAATAAAACACAAGCATCTAATTCAAATCATAATTCTAATCAAAAGAATCAAAATAAAGTGGAAGACCAGAAAAAAAATAGACAAAAAGAAATGGAAGTTGAAGAGAGCCTCGTGAATGAAACTACACAACCAAAACATAAACCAAAAAATAATGATGTAAAGTCAAATAAGAACGACGGAAATAAAGGAAAACAAAAAAATAATCAATATAAAAATAATAAAAATAGTAAGAACAAACAAAGACCGCAGCAACAACAATCACAACCACCTAAGAAAAAGGAACTCCCAAGTAAAATTACATTTAGTGGTTCCTTAACTGTAGCAGAACTTGCGAAAAAGCTCCACAGAGAGCCATCAGAATTAATTAAAAAGCTATTCATGCTAGGTGTTGTAGCAACTATTAATAATGAGCTTGATAAAGATTCAATCGAACTTATTGCTACAGATTATGGTGTTGAAGTGGAAGAAGAGATCCAAATTGATACCACAGATCTTGAAGTGTATTTCACTGAAGATAATGAAGTTGAACTAGAAGAACGTCCTTCTGTTGTTACAATAATGGGGCATGTTGACCATGGTAAAACAACAACATTAGACTCTATTCGTAATACGAAGGTTACTGCTGGTGAAGCAGGTGGAATTACTCAACATATCGGTGCTTACCAAGTTGAAGTGAATGGGAAGAAAATTACTTTCTTGGATACACCAGGACATGCTGCATTTACAACTATGCGTGCTCGTGGGGCACAAATTACAGATATCACTATATTAGTTGTGGCTGCAGATGATGGTGTTATGCCACAAACAGTTGAAGCCATTAATCATGCGAAGGCAGCAAATGTTCCAATTATCGTAGCTGTCAATAAGATGGATAAACCATCAGCTAATCCTGATCGTGTAATGCAAGAACTAACAGAGCATGGTCTTGTTCCTGAGGATTGGGGTGGAGATACTATCTTTGTTCCTATTTCAGCAAAAACAGGTGAAGGAATCGATAATTTGCTTGAAATGATTCTCCTTGTATCTGAGGTTGAGGAATATAAAGCAAATGCCAATCGAAAAGCTGTTGGGACTGTGATCGAAGCACAGCTTGATAAAGGGCGTGGTTCGGTAGCGACTCTACTAGTACAAAATGGTACATTGCATGTGGGAGATCCAATTGTTGTTGGTCATACCTTTGGGCGTGTGCGCGCGATGGTAAATGATTTAGGTCGTCGTGTAAAAGAAGCTGGACCATCTACACCAGTAGAAATTACTGGATTAAATGATGTTCCTCAAGCAGGAGACCGTTTTGTTGTATTTGATGATGAGAAGACTGCCCGTCAAGTGGGTGAAGCAAGAGCGCAACAAGTTCTTCAAGCACAACGCAATGAGACAGCTCGAGTTAGTCTAGATACTCTTTTTGAGCAAATGAAACAAGGCGAAATGAAGGACATTAATATTATTATTAAAGCAGATGTTCAAGGATCTGTAGAAGCGTTAGCAGCTTCCCTTCAAAAGATTGATGTTGAAGGTGTGAATGTTCGAATCATCCACACAGCAGTTGGTGGAATTAATGAATCTGATATTTCACTTGCAGCAGCATCAAATGCAATTGTTATTGGCTTCAATGTACGACCAGATGTAAATGCTAAACGTGCAGCGGAAGCAGAAAATGTTGATATTCGTTTACATCGCATTATTTATAAGGCAATTGAGGAAATTGAATCTGCGATGAAAGGTATGCTTGATCCAGAATTCCATGAAAAAATCATTGGACAAGTGGAAGTACGTCAAACCTTTAAAGTATCAAAAGTGGGTACAATTGCAGGATGCTATGTAACTGATGGAAAAATAACACGTGATAGTGGAATTCGTATTATCCGTAACAGCGTCGTTATTTTTGAAGGTGAAATTGATACACTAAAACGTTATAAAGATGATGCAAAAGAAGTTAGCCAAGGCTATGAGTGTGGTATTACGATTAAAAATTACAATGATATTAAAGAGGGAGATATCATTGAAGCCTTTATTATGGAAGAAGTCGAGCGTGCATGA
- a CDS encoding YlxQ family RNA-binding protein, with amino-acid sequence MSEQKAMSLLGLANRARKVISGEELVVKEVKNKHAKLVLLSNDASENTAKKIQDKCQYYQVPIKRISSRETLGSAIGKEARVVVAVMDNGFAKKLELLLG; translated from the coding sequence ATGAGTGAACAAAAAGCAATGTCACTACTTGGGCTAGCGAATCGAGCAAGGAAGGTTATTTCGGGTGAGGAGCTTGTTGTAAAAGAAGTAAAAAATAAACATGCAAAGCTTGTTCTTCTATCAAATGATGCATCAGAAAATACAGCCAAAAAAATCCAAGACAAATGTCAGTATTATCAGGTCCCGATTAAACGAATTAGTTCAAGAGAAACTCTCGGGTCAGCGATTGGAAAAGAAGCAAGAGTTGTCGTTGCTGTGATGGATAATGGCTTTGCAAAAAAATTAGAATTATTGCTCGGCTGA
- the rnpM gene encoding RNase P modulator RnpM: MATKRKIPLRKCVATGEMKPKKEMIRIVRSKDGEVSIDPNGKKSGRGAYLSKDKDAILLAKKKNILASHLEVAIDDSIYDELIRFVERENL, translated from the coding sequence ATGGCTACAAAAAGGAAAATTCCTTTAAGAAAATGTGTTGCAACAGGCGAAATGAAACCTAAAAAAGAAATGATACGAATTGTTCGTTCTAAAGATGGGGAAGTATCAATTGATCCGAATGGAAAAAAATCAGGAAGAGGCGCATATTTGTCTAAAGATAAAGATGCCATCCTACTTGCCAAGAAAAAAAACATATTGGCTAGCCATCTAGAAGTAGCTATTGATGATTCAATCTATGACGAATTAATCCGATTCGTTGAAAGGGAGAATCTCTAA